One region of Pygocentrus nattereri isolate fPygNat1 chromosome 14, fPygNat1.pri, whole genome shotgun sequence genomic DNA includes:
- the stk17al gene encoding serine/threonine kinase 17a like, with amino-acid sequence MLDSAIMSKNGMVTKVHTRIRTDPFGDSYDLVGKELGRGKFAVVKKCVEKATGKEYAAKFLRTRRKGQSCRDDILNEVAVLESAKANPYVVGLHEVYETRAELILVLECAAGGEIFNQCVAENDEAFTEKDVIRLVRQILSGVAFLHRNNVVHLDLKPQNVLLTSVQPLGDIRIVDFGLSRHVDKTSEVREILGTPEYVAPEILSYEPISTATDMWSIGVLTYVMLTGESPFQGEDKQETFLNISQVNVDYSQDVFEGISVLALDFIQSLLHKKPIDRATAEECLNHPWLNVHALPHGAPTSLDEQEASQSESEPESPAPSPEMLVIPVYPTCPGQGDLKTGRDAFSFSEPFATLPEIQQELIC; translated from the exons ATGCTGGACTCTGCTATCATGAGCAAGAACGGAATGGTGACAAAGGTCCACACGAGAATAAGGACGGACCCGTTTGGGGACAGTTATGACCTTGTCGGCAAAGAGCTTGGCAg AGGGAAGTTTGCTGTGGTGAAGAAGTGTGTGGAGAAGGCCACAGGGAAAGAGTATGCTGCCAAGTTTTTACGGACACGACGGAAGGGCCAGAGCTGCCGTGACGACATCTTGAATGAGGTCGCTGTGCTGGAGTCGGCTAAGGCCAACCCATACGTAGTGGGGCTACACGAGGTGTACGAGACCAGAGCAGAGCTCATACTGGTGCTGGAATG tgctgctggaggtgaGATTTTCAACCAGTGTGTTGCAGAAAACGATGAGGCCTTCACAGAGAAAGACGTGATCCGGTTGGTGCGGCAGATTTTATCAGGCGTGGCCTTCCTTCACCGAAACAACGTTGTTCATTTGGACCTGAAG CCTCAAAACGTATTGCTGACCAGTGTCCAGCCGTTGGGAGATATCAGGATTGTAGATTTTGGCTTGTCACGACATGTAGACAAGACGTCGGAGGTGCGAGAGATTCTGGGCACGCCAGAATATGTTG CTCCTGAGATTCTGAGCTACGAGCCAATCAGCACAGCTACAGACATGTG GAGCATTGGAGTGTTAACGTACGTGATGTTGACGGGTGAGTCACCTTTCCAGGGGGAGGACAAGCAGGAGACCTTCCTCAACATCTCCCAGGTCAATGTGGACTATTCCCAAGATGTTTTCGAAGGAATCTCTGTCCTCGCTTTGGACTTCATCCAGTCACTGCTCCACAAAAAGCCTAT AGATCGAGCGACAGCAGAAGAATGTTTGAACCACCCCTGGTTGAACGTGCACGCTCTCCCTCATGGTGCCCCCACATCACTTGACGAACAGGAGGCGAGCCAATCAGAATCTGAGCCCGAGAGTCCCGCCCCTTCCCCAGAAATGTTGGTCATTCCAGTGTACCCCACATGCCCAGGCCAAGGGGACCTGAAGACAGGCCGGGATGCGTTTAGCTTCTCCGAGCCCTTCGCCACCCTCCCTGAAATACAGCAGGAACTCATCTGTTAA